GTCCCGGTCATCAGATTGTGTTTCTTGATATAAGCCCAGAGCTTCTTATTGATATCCTTTACCTTGATAGCCTTCCCCGGGCCAAAAACCGGCTGCATCGCATCGGTCAACTTCACCGTGCGTTTCATTAATGCTTCGCCACGAGGCATATACCTACTCCTTTCTGCCCGTAAGGGCGGTTAGTAAACCATCGTCATCCTGTTACACGCTGGTGGTGTAACTATCTCATTGTGAGCAGAAATCCCCCTCTGTCAAGCGAAACCTGAAGGGAAATTTTTGGTCATCTTTTGCCTACTTTCCTCTCTTCTTCTATTAGTGCTACCCATCTCCTGCTTCTGTTGAGCGGTCTTGATTGAAATTGCCACCCATTGACTATTTGGAAAAAAATTATAGGCTATAGATTC
The DNA window shown above is from candidate division WOR-3 bacterium and carries:
- a CDS encoding SWIB/MDM2 domain-containing protein, encoding MPRGEALMKRTVKLTDAMQPVFGPGKAIKVKDINKKLWAYIKKHNLMTGTGPLMKRSIKLTPDLQAIMGKKTSVKVGEMMKLLWAYINKNKLF